GCAAAGGGTTTTGAGGATGCGAAGAAAATTTGGGGAGGTGAGCTTCCTGAAATTTCACAAAAGACTATCGAAAAGACTCTTGAGACACTTGATAAAAAGATCGCCGAGCTTGGCGGTAACGTTTTAAATGTTTCAGCTTAACTATCTTAGGCAGGCTCGCCTAAGATAAATTTATATGATCGTGTATATAAATTTAGATACGAGCCTTTAATTTCCCGCAAAATTTATTTAATCTTAAAAGTTATACTTCGCCGTTTTACACTAAGGATAAGAGATGAAAGCTAAAATTTTACTTCCACTGACAACTACTATCATGTTTTTGGGTTGCTCATTTTTTGAGGATAACCCACCAGTACGAAAACAGCCAAGACAGGTCATGCAAAATACGCCAGTAAAAAGCTCGATTAAAGGTTTTATAAAAGAGGTTACTTATAAAGATTCAAAATACTGCTATGAAATAGTGGCGAGCGATATAAAAAATCACAAACTCAATAAAGCAAATTTTTGTGCAAATAGATACTATTATGATAAAGGTGACTTGGTCTATGCGACCTTTTATGCAGATAAACTTATAGATATGTTGCTTATAAAAGAGGGTGGCTCTAGTGGCTTATATAATGGTATAAAAAAGCCGCAAAATGAAGTGGTTATTAAAAGAAAAAGTGTAAAAACAAATATCGAAGTACCAAAAGAGGAAAAAATTTCTTTTTAATTACCGTTGATTTACTGCTTGCTTATATAATTTCAACAGCAATCAAAACTAGAACTCCTTTTAAGGGGCAAAGCAATAGCCCCTTTTTCTTTTTACTTATTTTAATTTTTATCCTTAGTTTGTTTAAAATTATCAATTTTTACCTATTTTTGATTAATTACGGTAAACGATCGGTAACTGAAATTAAAAATTTTAAGCTTCATGTTAAATTTTATTGATTATAATCGTCAGCACAAAACCTTAAAAGGAGAAAAAATGAAACTAACAAAAATTAGTTTAGCCACTTTGGTTGCTTTAGGTGCATTTTCAAGCGTAGCAAGTGCTACTCCACTTGAAGAAGCTATAAAAAATGTAGATCTTTCAGGATTTGCAAGATATAGATACACAAACGATAAAAAACACGGTGAATTTTCTAATACAAAATCAGAGTCTGGCTCAAAAGCTGGTCATCAATTTAAAGCTGTAGCAAATTTTAAAGCTGCCATTGATGATAACTTCTTTGGCGTTATTGGTTTAAGATATAACGCTACTGATAATTCTGGTGATAATACTCAGAACGATCAAGGTAGTCAAGGAATTGGCACAGATAAAACTAATACAACTGAGCCATTTAGAGTTCATCAGTTCTATCTTGGTTATAAAGCTGGAAACACTACTATAACAGCTGGCAAACAAGAGATCGGCTCATTCTTTACAGATGATGCTATTGGTACTGGTGTAAGAGTAGTAAATGAAGATATTGAAGGACTTACTCTAACAGCTCTAGCTTTTGACGCAATTGAGGGTGATAGTGTTGAAAGTGATGGCGAGTTGTATGAAATTACAAATAATTTAAATGATTATGATGCAGGTAATCTATATGCAGCTGGCATCGCTGGTTCATATGATCCTATCAATTTCCAACTATGGTATGCTAGCTTAACAAATCTAGCTGACCTACTTGCAGCTGATGTTTCAGCAAATTTTGCTATTAATGATGATGTTAGCTTAGGTGGTAGAGTTAACTATATAAATACTACTGTAGATAAAAGTGCAAAAGCACATCTTTCTAAAGCTATAAGTGAATCTAATGGCGTTGCAAACTATAATGATGGTAACTTCTATGCTGGCGAACTTACAGCTTCATTATTCGGCTTTGATTTGAGAGCTGGTTATATGGGTTGGAAAGTTGATAATAAAGGCGTAACATCATTTGCTTTTGAGGATAAAGGTAGTCTAATAGATGTTGGTGAGCTTACACTTGATCCAACTTGGGCTGATGGAAAAGCAAACCTAGTATATGGAACAGCTGGATATACATTTGATAAATTTACAGTTGGTGTTGATTATATAAAAGGTCACATTAAACATGCTGCAGCTGCTGGCGAAAATGGTAAAGAAAAAGTTGAAGAGGTTACCCCAAGATTTGCATATGAATATAGCAAAAAGCTAACATTTAGCTCATACTATGCATTCAAAACTTCAAAATTTGCTGATGAGGCTAAAAACAAAGAAGATCAATTCAGATTTGAAGCTAAATACTCATTCTAATCGTAGCTCATTAATCAACTTATGATATAATCCCGGGTCGGAGTAATCTGATCCGGGATTTTTAAATTTAGAGCAAAATTTCAAGGAAAGTTATGAAAAGTATTAAAATTTCTTTTTTGGCGTGTTTTTTGGTGGCAAATGCCTTTGCAGCTTCACAAGTCTACTATATAGAAGCTCGTGGTGAGTTTGGTAAAGAACTTGCTGAAATGGCAAAAAAGCAGGCTAATGATAGAAATGAAAAAGTAAATGTCTATGTCGATGAAGATCCAAGACGCTATAAAGATAATAGAATTTTAAAATTGGGCGTTGATAGAAAGGGCAGATATAGTGTTTCTTTGGGTAAGGAGCTTTATGAAAAGCAATGTGCTAGCTGCCATGGTGAAAATGCTGATAAAAGACCATTTGGTTCAACGCCTCTAAAAAATATGGATGCTAAGGATATTGAAGATAGTATCATCTCTTATAGAAGCGACTCAAGTTTTGGTGGAAGCGGTAAAAATGTAATGCAAAACCAAGCTAAAATTCTTTCAAATAATGATCTTGGCGCGATTCTTGCCTATCTAAAAGGCAAAGATGCTTTTGCTGAACAAGACACAAATGAAAACAAGCCAGTCTCTACCCAAACAAAGCAAGGCAGTTATTTAAGATAAGTTTCACTTTGATAGCTTTGTCATAATGTAAATAAAAGGAAGCAGATGTTAAATCCAAAATCATTATTTTTAAGTATGGGCTCAGCTATCATTTTGATGATAATCTTTGCCATAGCTAGCGGAGCCGCTACGATAATAGAAAGTAAAACTAGCACAGAAGCTGCATGGTACTATGTTTATGGTGCTAGCTGGTTTGCTCTCATTCAACTACTTCTTGGCATAAATTTGACCTATAATATCTTTAGATACAACTTAATAGATCCTAAAAAACTCCCTTCGCTTATATTCCATCTTGGTTTTATCGTTATCTTAATAGGTGCTGGTACAACAAGATACATTGGCTTTGAGGCTGATATGCATATAAGAGAAAAAACTCAGTCAAATATCGTTACGACAAAAATATCCTATTTAAATTTAACCGCATTAAACGATAATGGAGAAGAGTTAAACGCTGCTTTGCCACTAGGACTTTCTGATGCAAAAAAAGGTTTTGATCTAAAGCTAAAAATAGCAGATAATGAAGCTAATTTAAAATTTAAAGAATTTGTGCCAAATGCAAGTTATAAGTTTGTAGATGATAAAAATGGGCAACCAGTAGTGGAATTTGTGGTTTCAAACGAGAGCGAAAGTGAAGAAATCTTCTTGTTAGAAGAAGAGGAAGCAAGAGTTGCAGATATTAGTTTTATCTTTAATGCTAAGCCAGACGAGAGCAAAAAATATGTGCTTTTTAAATTAGTGGACGGAAATTTCACAGTTACTTCAAATGCTGATCTTTCAAAATTTACAATGAGTGATAGTTCAAAAACTGAGTTAAAAGCTGGTAGTGTAAGTGATTTTGGCATAGGCAGTCTTTATACTATTTCAAATATAAATTTTGCTCCAAGATTAGTTTCGACTCATGCTTCAAGAAAGCTAGTTAGTACAAAAGATAGCGAATTTAACGCCTTGATAGCTGAATTAAATTATAAAGGCGAGAGTAAAGAGATGCATATTTTTTATAACCTAACAGAGCCTTCACGCTTGGCTGTGGCTGGACAAAAATTTAACGCTTCATGGGGCGCGCAGCAAGTTAAACTTCCGTTTAGCTTATACTTAAAAGACTTTGAGCTTAAAAGATATCCTGGCTCAAATTCTCCTATGAGCTATTCAAGTGAAGTTATTGTAAAAGATGATACAAACATGTCGGGGCTTGACTATAAAATTTATATGAATCACGTGCTTGACTATGATGGTTATAGATTTTTCCAAAGTTCATACGATACAGATGAAAAGGGAACCATTCTCTCTGTCAATAAAGATCCAGGCAAGATACCAACTTATATCGGCTACTTTTTGCTTGGACTTGGCTTTGTGTTAAATGTTGTAAATCCTGGTAGCCGTTTTAGAAAACTAGCTAAGTTAATCGATAATGAATCAACAAAAGGCAGTAAAAAGATTGTTGCTATCATTGCCATTATGCTTTTAAGTTTAAATTTTAGCTCATTAAAGGCTGAAGACTTTTTGCCTAATATCAGCAAAGAGCACACACAAAAGCTTTCTAGACTTATTGTACAAAGCTCAGATGGTAGAATGAAGCCATTTGACACTCTTAGCAAAGAAATTTTAAATAAAATACATAGAAGCGAGAACATAAATAGCCTAAACTCGAATCAAGCGATGCTTTCAATAATGGTAACGCCTGATTTTTGGCGAAGTGAAAAAATTATCTCACTTGGACAAAGCAAGGAGCTAAAAAAAGAGCTTGGCATAGATGAAAATGCAAAATATGCAAGTTTTAATGATTTTTTTAGAGCCACAAAAGATGGTGGAAGTGAATATAAACTCACAAAATTTGCCGAAATTGCTAATCGTAAGCACCCTGGATCACGCAATACATTTGATAAAGATGTGATAAAGATTGACGAGAGATTGAACGTTTTTTATATGATATTTATTGGTGAAATTTTTAAAATTTTTCCAAAACAAGATGACCCATCAAACTCTTGGTATTCGCCTGCTAGTGCAATGATGTACTTTCCGCCTAAAGAGGCTGATCTGGTCATCAATATGATGAGAGAGTATTTTGCAGCAGTTGATGCGGCAACAAAAGATAATGATTGGAGCAAGGCTGATGCTGCACTTGATAAAATTTCAGCCTATCAGCAAAAGTATGGCTCTGCTGTAATGCCAAGTGAAGAAAAGATAAATATAGAAATTTTGTTTAATAAAATTCAAATTTTTGAGCGATTGACGCCAGTTTATCTTTTGGCTGGCCTTGCGCTTTTATTTTTTGTTTTTGTCAAAATGCTAGCTCCAAAGGTTCAGATAAATGGTATTGTAAGAGTTGTATACATTGTAAATTTGCTGGCTTTTCTTGCTCATACTGTTGGACTTGGACTTCGTTGGTACATTGCTGAGCATGCGCCTTGGAGTAACGCTTATGAATCAATGGTCTATATCGCTTGGGCTCTAGGATTTTCTGGTATCGTCTTTGCAAAACGTAGTCCTATCGCTCTTGCTCTTACGTCTATATTGGCTGGTGTTACATTGTTTGTTGCGCACCTTAGCTGGATGGATCCGCAGATCACTACACTTGTGCCAGTGCTTCAAAGCTACTGGCTAACAATACATGTCTCTGTCATTACTGCAAGTTATGGATTTTTAGGGCTTTGCGCGTTACTTGGTGGCTTTACACTATTGCTTATCATTTTACAAAATAAGAAAAAGCCAAATCCAGAAATTTCTCGCAATATCCTCGAAGCTACCCGTATAAATGAGATGGCAATGATACTAGGACTTAGCTTGCTTACTCTTGGAAATTTCCTGGGCGGTGTTTGGGCGAACGAGAGCTGGGGCAGATATTGGGGCTGGGATAGTAAGGAGACTTGGGCGCTAGTTTCGATACTTGTTTATGCCGCAGTTCTTCATATAAGATTTATTCCAAAGCTAAACAACCAGTATGCATTTGCGGTGGCTTCATTCTTTGCTTATTGGTCGATTATTATGACTTATTTTGGCGTAAATTTTTATTTAGCTGGCATGCACTCATATGCAGCTGGCGATCCATTACCAGTGCCTGATTTTGTCTGGATTAGTATCGTAATAATGGTGCTTATGAGTGTTTTAGCATTTACAAAGCGATCACTTTGCTCAAGGCTTTAGATGCTAATAAAAGGCCTAATAGTTTTCTTTGTTGTATTGTTATTAATTGCAATTTGTGTGTTAATCTATATACTTTTAAGAAATAGGGATTATAGCACCGAAACAAAGGAACTTGCATTAGAAAAAGAAGAGATAACGATCGAAAAGCTTGAAAAGCTTGCGGGTGATAATAGTCTAAGTAAAAACGAGCTTTTCGAACTTATTCAAATTTTTGTAGGAAATTTTAGTATACCAGCTAAAAATAACCAAGTCATGCCAAAAGAGGCAAATAACTATATAAATTTTATAATTTTAATCTGCTCTCATAAAAATTCTGATGCAAAGCTCATTAGTTTTTTAGACAAAGAGGCTAAAAAGAAAAATCCAAGCTACATTGTCGAAATAGAAGAGAGTGAAAAAATCGGCATAGAAAATCGCAAAAATCGTAGATAAATTTATTAAAAAAAGTGTAGTTAAAATATCTTAAAATTAAATTTGGTATAAAAATGAGTTCTTATGATATTGATTCTATCTATGTGATATTTCTTATTTTCTTTTCAATCGTATTGCCAATATTTTTGATAATCCCAGCAGGTAGATATAATATAAAGGTTTATGCGAGTAAATTTGATCTAATCGGACTTCATCTAATTTTTCCAATCATTATATTACCTGCTTTGGTAGGTACTTTTATTTTAGTTTGTAGCTTTTTAAATATTTCAGATTATGCTGGTTTAAGCTTTGTATTCTATGCTTTTTTGATTCTAATGATAGCTTATATAATTTATGGCTTTTATGTTTGTATCAAATATAATCACGGCTTTTTTCATTGCATTGTAGCGCTTTTCTTAAGGTTTAATTATGTTACGCCGCTTACTTATCTAATCTTTTTAGGCGGAAAGAACTACAAAGATGACAAAGAGATAACTTCTAAAAATATTAAAGACTTTAAATTTTTTGATCAGTTTAGATTTTCTATTTATAATTTAATTGCTATTAGAAACTAAAAGTATTTTAAGAGTATTAAAGACTTTGTAATTAGAGAAATTTATTAAAAGCAATAAAAGCAAAAGAAATTTTTATATCTTTCTTGTTTTTAAAATTTTAGTCCAAAGCAGGTTTTTGTTTTGCCTTATCATTTTTAAGCTTATCTTTTTTGGCTTCAAACTCAGCTATTACATTTGCATCAGGAAATAAATATCCATCCTCAACCATCAGATCAACTGCTTTTTTAAACATAGGCAAGGCACTTTGAGCACCGAAGTAGTAGTAAGGTCTTTTAGGATCCCTTGCTAAAACGCCTATTGTGTAGCTATTGCCTCTTGTATCATTTACAAAGCCAAAAAATGAGCCATTGTAGGTATTGCTGTATCCACCACTACCTGAGGCAATGTGTGCAGTTCCAGTCTTGCCACCTATCTCAAGTCCTGGCGTAAAGGCTTTTAGTCCAGTACCTTTCTCAACCGTTTTTATTAAAATTCTCTTCATTATCTTTGCGGTCTCTTGTGATATAACTTGAGCTGGCTCGGACTTTGGCAAATCATATCTTTTTCCATTTCTCTCTAAGTAGGCAACCATGTGAGGAGTAACTTCAATGCCTTTATTATTAAATGTATTATAGGCTTTTAAAAGCTGCATAAATGTAGCTTGCAAGCCGTATCCGTAGCTCACAGTCGCCTTATATGTCGATGAGTTTAGCTTTGTAACTGTTGGCATCATGCCTACTTGCTCGTAAGGTAGATCTATGCCAGTTTTTCTTGAAAAGCCAAAATTTAAAAGTCCTTGATAAATTTGTGGCCCATTTAAACGTTCAACAAGCTGAATCATGCCGATGTTTGAACTGTGTACAATTATGTCTTCAGCACTCATAAAAGGCTCTGGGTGGGTATCTTTGATTATCCTTTTGCCAAGTTGGTATCGGCCATTATAGGTATTTACAAGCTCAAATGGATTTACTTTCTTCTCTTGAAGTAAGATGGAAAATATAAATGGCTTAAAAACTGAGCCAACTTCATAAGCATATTCACTAACGGTCGAATTTAGAGCGCTATAATCTTGCTTTCTTATGTTTGAAGGATCATATCTTGAGCTAGAAGCTAGGGCTAAAATTTCTCCATTTTTGCTATTCATTATGCAGATGACTAACTCTTTTGCATCTAGAAATTCACGCTTTTCATCTAAAATTTGCTCTAGTTTAGTTTGAAATTTTAATGGTATAGAAAGTACTGCATTGTAGCCATCTACTCTTGTTGCTAAATTTGAGTCACTTGTTAAAATAATATTATTTCCAATATCGCGAGGCCCTAAAATTTTTGCATTTTGTATAGGGGCTAAATAATCTTCATAATATCTCTCAAGACCTTTTACGCCTTTGCTTTTTGTAAGTGCGTCACTTTCAGTTTTGCTCACGTAGCCAATAGCTGGTGTGAGGGCATCTTTTGACATAAATTTACGATTTTGGCCGCTCTCCATTACTCTCATGCCCTGAAATGAAGCAAGTCCTGTTTTTGGATCAAGGTATGAAACCAAAATGCTCTTGCGATTTAGCTTTCTTGAGAGCTCTTGAAGATAAGTAGCACCCTTTGCATCAATACTATATGAGAGTGTAACGATGCCTTTTGTACCATTTATGATCTTTCTTACTTTGTTTGGATCGTCGCCGCTGTAAAGCGAATATAGCTTGATAAACATCTCTTTTTTATTAGGATCAATATTTCTAGTATCAAGCATCACTTTGTAGAGTTTTTGGCTTGAAGAGATGCTAAAGCCATCTTTTGTGATTATATTGCCACGAATTGCTGTGTTTATATCGCTTGTTTGAAGCCTAGGAAGCTTTCGCTCGATACTTGCTCTATAAAATATGACAAGTACAAATATTGAAATTCCAAAAGTAATTAATAAAAAAAGTATGGTTATTTTTGATTTTCTGGAATTCATTAATGACTTAAATTTGTGTTCTAGAAATTTCTTTATAAGCACTTAGTGCTTTGTTGCGAATTTCTAGCATAAGCTTCATGCTAGTCTCTGCTTTGCCTATCGCAATAGCAG
This window of the Campylobacter concisus genome carries:
- a CDS encoding OprD family outer membrane porin; the encoded protein is MKLTKISLATLVALGAFSSVASATPLEEAIKNVDLSGFARYRYTNDKKHGEFSNTKSESGSKAGHQFKAVANFKAAIDDNFFGVIGLRYNATDNSGDNTQNDQGSQGIGTDKTNTTEPFRVHQFYLGYKAGNTTITAGKQEIGSFFTDDAIGTGVRVVNEDIEGLTLTALAFDAIEGDSVESDGELYEITNNLNDYDAGNLYAAGIAGSYDPINFQLWYASLTNLADLLAADVSANFAINDDVSLGGRVNYINTTVDKSAKAHLSKAISESNGVANYNDGNFYAGELTASLFGFDLRAGYMGWKVDNKGVTSFAFEDKGSLIDVGELTLDPTWADGKANLVYGTAGYTFDKFTVGVDYIKGHIKHAAAAGENGKEKVEEVTPRFAYEYSKKLTFSSYYAFKTSKFADEAKNKEDQFRFEAKYSF
- a CDS encoding c-type cytochrome; the protein is MKSIKISFLACFLVANAFAASQVYYIEARGEFGKELAEMAKKQANDRNEKVNVYVDEDPRRYKDNRILKLGVDRKGRYSVSLGKELYEKQCASCHGENADKRPFGSTPLKNMDAKDIEDSIISYRSDSSFGGSGKNVMQNQAKILSNNDLGAILAYLKGKDAFAEQDTNENKPVSTQTKQGSYLR
- the ccsA gene encoding cytochrome c biogenesis protein CcsA, which codes for MLNPKSLFLSMGSAIILMIIFAIASGAATIIESKTSTEAAWYYVYGASWFALIQLLLGINLTYNIFRYNLIDPKKLPSLIFHLGFIVILIGAGTTRYIGFEADMHIREKTQSNIVTTKISYLNLTALNDNGEELNAALPLGLSDAKKGFDLKLKIADNEANLKFKEFVPNASYKFVDDKNGQPVVEFVVSNESESEEIFLLEEEEARVADISFIFNAKPDESKKYVLFKLVDGNFTVTSNADLSKFTMSDSSKTELKAGSVSDFGIGSLYTISNINFAPRLVSTHASRKLVSTKDSEFNALIAELNYKGESKEMHIFYNLTEPSRLAVAGQKFNASWGAQQVKLPFSLYLKDFELKRYPGSNSPMSYSSEVIVKDDTNMSGLDYKIYMNHVLDYDGYRFFQSSYDTDEKGTILSVNKDPGKIPTYIGYFLLGLGFVLNVVNPGSRFRKLAKLIDNESTKGSKKIVAIIAIMLLSLNFSSLKAEDFLPNISKEHTQKLSRLIVQSSDGRMKPFDTLSKEILNKIHRSENINSLNSNQAMLSIMVTPDFWRSEKIISLGQSKELKKELGIDENAKYASFNDFFRATKDGGSEYKLTKFAEIANRKHPGSRNTFDKDVIKIDERLNVFYMIFIGEIFKIFPKQDDPSNSWYSPASAMMYFPPKEADLVINMMREYFAAVDAATKDNDWSKADAALDKISAYQQKYGSAVMPSEEKINIEILFNKIQIFERLTPVYLLAGLALLFFVFVKMLAPKVQINGIVRVVYIVNLLAFLAHTVGLGLRWYIAEHAPWSNAYESMVYIAWALGFSGIVFAKRSPIALALTSILAGVTLFVAHLSWMDPQITTLVPVLQSYWLTIHVSVITASYGFLGLCALLGGFTLLLIILQNKKKPNPEISRNILEATRINEMAMILGLSLLTLGNFLGGVWANESWGRYWGWDSKETWALVSILVYAAVLHIRFIPKLNNQYAFAVASFFAYWSIIMTYFGVNFYLAGMHSYAAGDPLPVPDFVWISIVIMVLMSVLAFTKRSLCSRL
- a CDS encoding fatty-acid--CoA ligase, which gives rise to MLIKGLIVFFVVLLLIAICVLIYILLRNRDYSTETKELALEKEEITIEKLEKLAGDNSLSKNELFELIQIFVGNFSIPAKNNQVMPKEANNYINFIILICSHKNSDAKLISFLDKEAKKKNPSYIVEIEESEKIGIENRKNRR
- a CDS encoding peptidoglycan D,D-transpeptidase FtsI family protein; protein product: MNSRKSKITILFLLITFGISIFVLVIFYRASIERKLPRLQTSDINTAIRGNIITKDGFSISSSQKLYKVMLDTRNIDPNKKEMFIKLYSLYSGDDPNKVRKIINGTKGIVTLSYSIDAKGATYLQELSRKLNRKSILVSYLDPKTGLASFQGMRVMESGQNRKFMSKDALTPAIGYVSKTESDALTKSKGVKGLERYYEDYLAPIQNAKILGPRDIGNNIILTSDSNLATRVDGYNAVLSIPLKFQTKLEQILDEKREFLDAKELVICIMNSKNGEILALASSSRYDPSNIRKQDYSALNSTVSEYAYEVGSVFKPFIFSILLQEKKVNPFELVNTYNGRYQLGKRIIKDTHPEPFMSAEDIIVHSSNIGMIQLVERLNGPQIYQGLLNFGFSRKTGIDLPYEQVGMMPTVTKLNSSTYKATVSYGYGLQATFMQLLKAYNTFNNKGIEVTPHMVAYLERNGKRYDLPKSEPAQVISQETAKIMKRILIKTVEKGTGLKAFTPGLEIGGKTGTAHIASGSGGYSNTYNGSFFGFVNDTRGNSYTIGVLARDPKRPYYYFGAQSALPMFKKAVDLMVEDGYLFPDANVIAEFEAKKDKLKNDKAKQKPALD